In Blattabacterium cuenoti, the genomic stretch CTATTCCCTCTTGAAAATTTCTTTTTTATAATAGTAGTTTTAGTTTTGATTTTTGAATTTATTTGTTTCATTTAAAATATGTTCTATCCCATCGGAAATAGAAAATATTCCCATATGTCCTAATCCATGACGTCGCAATGATATCATTTGATCTTTTTCCTCTTTTTTTCCTAAAATAATCATATAAGGAATTTTATTTTCTTCAGAATCCCTTATTTTTTTGTTAATTTTCTCATTTCTATTATCAATAAACGCACGAATATTGTAATTCGACATTAAATTTAAAATTTTTTTTGCATAGATTATATATTTTTCACTTATAGGAAGTATGACAGCTTGATTCGGAACCAACCACAATGGAATATTTCCTTTTGTATGTTCTATCATAATAGCAATAATACGTTCTAATGAACCAAAAGGAGCTCTATGGATCATTACTGGACGACATTTTTCATTATTTTTTCCTTTATAATATAAATCAAATCTTTCAGGTAAATTATAATCTACTTGAATTGTTCCAAGTTGCCAACTTCTACCTAAAGAATCTTTTATTAAAAAATCTAGTTTTGGTCCATAAAAAGCGGCTTCTCCATAATTAACATATGATTCGATTTTTTCTTCTTTGACTATTTGTAATATAGCCTTTTCAGCTTTTTCCCAATTTATTTCTGATCCTATATAATCACCTATTTTTTTAGGATCTCTAAGAGAGATACGAACTGTATATGTAAAAAAACTTAATGAACGAAAAACATAAAAAATTAAATTAATAACTTTCTTAAATTCTTCTAATAATTGATCATAAGTACAAAAAATATGTGCATCATCTTGAGTAAAACATCTTACTCTGGTTAATCCATGAAGCTCTCCACTTTGTTCATAGCGATATACTGTTCCAAATTCAGCAAAACGTTTAGGAAGATCACGATAAGACCATTCTTGAGAACGATAAATCTCACAATGATGAGGACAATTCATAGGTTTTAAAAGAAATTCTTCTTCTTTACGAGGAGTATGAATAGTTCGAAAATGATCTTTTCCATATTTATTCCAATGTCCACTTCTAACATATAATTTTTTATGGCCAATATGTGGAGTAACGACCATTTCATATCCTGATTTTTTTTGAACGTCAATTAAAAATTCTTCCAAATTTTTTCTTAAAACTGTTCCTCTAGGTAACCATAAAGGTAATCCGGTTCCTACTCTATCAGAAAAAATAAAAAATTTAAGTTTTCTACCTATTTTTCTATGATCATAATCTTTTTGATAAGATGATTTATTTTTATTCATAAAAATAAGTTACAAGTTTTTTTATTTTATGATTTATGATGATAAAAATAAATATAATGTAGATGCTATTATCCCCCCTACAATAGGACCAATTATAGGAACCCAAGCATAATTCCAATGATTTTTTACTTTTCCCGTAATAGGAATAATAGAATATATAATTCTTGGACCTAAATCACGAGCAGGATTTATAGCAGCACCTGTAGCCCCTCCTAAAGATAGAACAACGCCTAACACGACTAAAGCATAAGGAATAGCCCCTAAAGACCCTAACCCTATAGGATATTTTCTTTCTCCAAAAAAAAGAATTCCTTCTGTAGAAAGATATAAAGAAATAAATATAAAAATGAAAGTTGCTAATACTTCACTTAAAAAATTAGAAAATAAATTTTTTATAGAAGGGATAGTCACAAAAACAGATAATTTTTCTTGTTCGTCTTGAGTTTCCAAAAAATGATCCTTGTATAAAACCCATACAAATAAAGATCCTAACATAGCTCCAACGAATTGAGAAAAAATATAAAAAGGAACCATTTCCCACCTAAATTTTCCAATTATGGCAAAACTGATTGTTACACATGGATTTAAATGAGCTCCACTATAAGGAGCAGAAACTATTATTGCCATAAAAACAGCTAATGCCCATCCTAGAGTAATAGGAACCCATCCTCCATATTTGCTATGCCCTTTAGTTTTTGATAAAATCACATTTGCAACTACTCCATTTCCTAAAAATACTAGAATCATTGTTCCTATGATTTCTGCATATATTTTTGTCATTATATTACTTATTTTATTTTTCTAGACCAAGAACGAGTTGTTTTAATAGCTCTTTTCCAACCTTGAATTCTTTTCAATCTACTAGACATTTCTTTTGGTTCAAAAACTTGTTCTAATTGCCATTTATCTTGAATTTCTTCAAGACTACTCCAATAATTTACAGCTAATCCAGCTAAATAAGCAGCTCCTGCCGCTGTTAATTCAGAAATTTTTGATTTGACAACTTTGACATTTAAAATATCAGATTGAAATTGCATTAATAATTTATTTACTGTTGCTCCTCCATCTACACGAAGTTCTTTTATAGAAATACCAGAATCTGCTTCCATCGCTTTAAGTACGTCCATATTTTGGAAAGCAATGCTTTCTAAAGCAGCTCTAACAAAATGTGCAGAAGAAGTTCCTCTCGTAATTCCTACAATAGTACCTCTAGCTTTTTGATCCCAATAAGGAGCTCCTAAACCTGAAAAAGCTGGAACCATATATAAACCTTCTGTATTGTCCACTGAAGAAGCTAATTTTTCCGCTTCGTTAGAAGATAAAAGTAACCCAAGTCCGTCTCTTAACCATTGAATCACAGCTCCTGCAATAAAAACACTTCCTTCCAATGCATATTGGACTTGATTTTTAATCTTCCAAGCAATAGTAGTAATTAAATTATTTTGAGAAAAAACAGGATGATTACCCACATTCATTAACATAAAACATCCCGTTCCATAAGTATTTTTTACCATACCAATTTTAGTACACATTTGACCAAAAAGAGCGGCTTGTTGATCTCCTGCAATACCAGATATAGGAATTTTATGTGATAAAATATGTCCTGTCGTATAACCAAAAATTTCGCTAGATGACTTTACTTCTGGAAGCATGTTTACTGGAATATTAAATAGATCTATCAGTTCTTGATCCCAACTTAATGTATGAATATTAAATAACATAGTACGCGAAGCATTAGTTACATCTGTAACATGAATTTCTTTTCCAGTTAAATTCCATATTAACCATGAATCTATTGTTCCAAATGCTAAGGATCCAGAGTCAGCTTTTTTTTGAGCTCCTGGAATATTTTCCAGAATCCATCTAATTTTTGTAGCGGAAAAATATGGATCTATAATTAAACCTGTTTTTTTTCGAATCATTTCGGTTAATCCTTCTTTTTTAATTTGATCACAATATTTGAATGTTCGTCGATCTTGCCATACTATAGCATTAAAAATAGGTTCTCCTGTTTTTTTATCCCAAACAACAGTAGTTTCTCTTTGATTTGTGATTCCTATTGATACAATATTTTCACCTTCTAAGTTAGCTTTTAAAATAGCTTCCAAAGCAACTGAAGCTTGTGTAGACCATATTTCTTCTGCATTGTGTTCTACCCATCCCGGATGAGGATAAATTTGTGTAAATTCTCTTTGAGCTACGGAAACAATATTCCCAACTTGATCAAAAATAATAGCTCTAGAACTGGTAGTTCCCTGGTCTAATGACAGCACATATTTTTTCATAAACATATAATAACTTTTCGACCCTACTATTAAGCCACTGGATAATAGTATTGCATAGCTAGCTTTTTGAAAGCAGCTACTTGTGATTTTTCCCATTTTTCATCTCTAGAAAGTTCTTTAGCCATTAATGTAGCTATTCTTGGTGCTATATCTATAGCTTTTTTAGCATTCAAAAATAACAAACGAAATCTTCTAGCCAAAACATCTTCAATTGTTCTCGCCATTTCATAACGAACCATCCAAATTACTTCTGCTTCAGTATAAGAAGAAGAATTTTTTGATATTAAAGAAACACCTAATAATGGATTTTTATCAATTAATTTTTTGATATGATATTCATCTTCTCCATATTTATTCCAATGATAATTTTTACTTTTATATGAAGAATAAGATCCATAAATTTTAAGATTTTTTGTTACAGAAGGCTTTTTATTTAGATTACCTATATTAATAGCTTTATTGACTGTATCTTCTGCCATTTTTCTGTATGTAGTCCATTTTCCACCTATAATACTAATCAATCCAGATGGACTAATTATAAGTTTATGAGATCTAGAAATATCTTTCGTTTTAGTATCCGTAGAACAAAAATTATTAGGGAGAAAAAGAGGACGTAATCCGGAAAATGCACTTAGTATATCACTTTTTTTTGTATGAATTACAAAATATTTATTGAAAGTTTGTAATATAAAATCAATTTCTTCTTCCAAAGGTTTTGGTTCAAGAACACTTTTTTCTAAAAAAGTATCTGTGGTTCCAACCAAAACATGATCATACCATGGAACACAAAATAAGACTCTTCCATCTTGAGTTTTTGGAATCACTATCGCATTTGAACTACTAAAAAAAGATTTATCTAATACAACATGTGTTCCTTGACTTGGTTTGATTACAATAGGACATGTCGACTCATCCATTTTTGAAATAGAATCATAGAAAACACCAGTAGCGTTTATAACTACTTTTGAATAAATAGAATATTTTTTTTTAGTTTCGACATCACAGGCTAGAACTCCAGAAATTTTATTTCCAACTTTTTTTAGTAAACTTATTACCTGAAAATAATTTAACAAAATTCCACCTTTCTTAACACAAGTTTGTGCTAAATTTATAGCTAAACGTGAATCATCAAACTGTCCATCATAATATAAAATACCTCCTTTTAACTCTTTACTTTTAATTTCTGGAAAACTTTTGATTATTTCACTTTTAGATAAAAATTTAGATTTTCCAAAACTTAGAGAGCCAGATAACCATTCATACAATTTTAATCCAGTCCAATACATAATACCCATTTTCCAATTGAAAATTGGAATAATAAATTTTTGTTTTTTGACTAAATGAGGAGCATTTTTTAATAAAAAACCTCTTTCTCGTAATGCTTCATAAACTAATCTTATATTTCCTTGAGCTAAATATCGTATCCCTCCATGAACTAATTTCGTGCTTCTACTAGAAGTAGCTTTAGAAAAGTCAGATTGTTCTAGTAAAAGAGTTTTATATCCTCTAGAAGAAGAATCTAAAGCTATTCCTAATCCTGTAGCTCCACCTCCTATTATGATGATATCCCAAATATCTACATTATCTAAGATCTCCAAAAACTTATCTCTATTTAAAAAACCTTTCATCATGTTTCAATGTTTCACTCATATCAAATTCCAAACGGAACATTTTATCGTATTTTTGAAATGTTAAATGAACAAAATTAAAAATATTTTCAATAAAAGAAAATTTTAATTAAAATCATACATTCCTTTCTTTATTAATCATTTGATATATAAAATCTTTTACAATTTTTTTTCCTGAATGAGCATGAATTTTTTTCATAATTTGACTCATGTCATGAAATTGCTTCAAAAAAATATCTATATCATTCAATTTTATACCAGATCCTTTAGATATTCTTTGTCTTCTTCTTATATCCGAAAGGATTTTCGGATGATTTCTTTCATAAGGAGTCATAGAATGAATAATTGCTTCTACTTTTTTGAAAGAATTTGTTTGATTTCCAGAAAAAGAAAAATATCTATCGATTCCGGGAATCATTGAAATCAGATTTTTTATATTTCCTATTTTTTTAATTTGTTGAATTTGTTCTAATAAATCACTAAAACCAAAACGATTTTTTGAAATTTTTTTATAAATTTTTTGAGTTCTTTTTTCATCAAATTTATCTTGTACTTTTTCAACTAAAGAAACTATATCACCCATACCTAATATTCTATTAGCTATTCTATCTGGATGAAAAACTTCCAAATCTTCTATTTTTTCACCATTACTAATAAATTTTATAGGTTTTTTCACTACACTAGATATGGTTATAGCAACGCCCCCTCTACTATCTCCATCTAATTTCGTTATTACAATACCATCAAAGTTTAACACTTTTGAAAAAGATTGAGCCGTATTTATAGCATCTTGTCCTGTCATCGTATCTACAACAAATAAAATTTCATCTGGGTTAGAATATTGATTTATTTTTTTGATTTCTTCCATCATGATCGCATCTATTGCTAACCTTCCAGCTGTATCAATGATAATTACGTTTTTCTTTTTTTTAGAAGCATAAATAATAGATTGAGACACAATCTCAATAACGTTTTTACATTCTTTTAAAGAAAAAACAGGAATGTTTATTTTTTCAGCTATCAATTTCAGTTGATCTATAGCTGCAGGACGATGAATATCTGCAGCAACTAATAAAGGAAATTTGTTTTTTTTTCTTAGAAAGAAAGCAAGTTTAGAGGAAAAAGAAGTTTTTCCGCTTCCTTGTAATCCACAAATTAAAATAATAGTAGGATCTTTAGAAAGATTCATTTCTCCACTTTTTTCTCCCATTATTGAAACTAATTCGTCATATACTATTTTAATAATTAATTGTCTTGGATTTAAGGAAGTTAATACTTTTTTTCCAAGTGACTTCTTTTGAACTCTTTGAATAAAATTTTTAACTATTTTATAATTAACGTCTGCATCAATAAGTGATTTTGCGATTTCTTTTAAAGAAGATGCAATATTAACTTCTGTAATTGTATTATGTCCCTTCAAAATATGAAGAGCTTGAGATAATTTATTTTGTAAACGTTCAAACATAAAGTATACATTTTATTTACTAATATATTACTTATTACTACTTACTACATACGATCAAGCATTTTAATGCCTAATAAATTCATTCCAGATTTTAAAACATTTCCTGTGATATGGATAATATTCATACAAATGTTGCTATGAATCATGTTTAAGGGATCTATTAATTTCTTATTTTGATAAAGATGATTAAAAGTTTTAGATACTTCATAAATATAATTTGCTATTAAAGAAGGATTTAAATGCATTGCTGCTTTTTTTAAAACAAATGGATATTTTTGAAGAATTTTGATCATGTTTTTTTCATGTATGTCAAATTTTATATTTGACCAATAATAATTAATTAATGAACAAAAATTGAAAAACTTTCGTTCTAAAGAACGAAGTCTTGAATAAGTATATTGAATATATGTTCCTGTTTTTCCTTTAAAATCTATAGATTTTTCAGGATGAAAAATTATTTTTTTTCTCGGGTCTATTTTAAGAAAATAATATTTCAAAGCTCCTAATCCTATTATTTCAGCATCTTGATCTTCTTTTCTATCTTGATATTCAGATTCATGAAATTTTTTTAAAAAATTCTTTTTTGCAATAGAAGACATTTTTAAAATTAAACTATCTGCATCTATAATATTTCCTTCCCTTGATTTCATTTTTCCACTTGGCAAATATACCATTTCATAAGATAAATGGGATAATTTATTGACCCATATATATCCTAAACGTTTTAATACATTAAAAAGAACTTGAAAATGATAATCTTGTTCTTTTCCTACGATATAAATAATTTGATCTACATTGTATTTTTTGAAACGTTCCACAGCCGTTCCAATATCTTGAGTTATGTATACAGAGGTTTGATCAGATCGTAATAAAAGTTTTTGATCAAAACCTTCCTTTATTAAATCGATCCAAATCGATCCATCTTTTTTTTGGAAAAAAATACCTTTCTTAAGACCTTTTTTCACAATTTTTTTTCCAATATCATAAACATCACTCTCGTATTCTGTTTGATCAAAAGTAATTTCCAATTTTTTATAAGTCTCTTTAAACCCTTTATAAACCCATTGATTCATTTCTTTCCAAGTTTCTCTAATAACAGGATCTCCTAATTCCCATTTTTTCAAAATTTCTCTAGCCTCATTCATAATTGTATTTTGAATGGGTCTTTGACTGTTACAAGACTCTTCTTGAATTTCTTTACGATAAATTTTATCAAATAAACTATAATATTTTCCTACAAAATGATCTCCTTTCATTTTAACATTATCAGGCGTTTTTCCTTTTCCAAATCTCTTCCAAGCTATCATAGATTTACATATATGTATTCCTCTATCATTAATAATTTGAGTTTTGATTATTTCATGCCCAACCGTTTTTAATATTTCAGCTATAGATGATCCAATAAGACTATTTCTAATATGGCCTAAATGAAGAGGTTTATTTGTATTAGGGGAAGAGTATTCTATCATGATTTTTTTAGAATGATGTTTTAAATCATAAAAATTTGTGTTTAACATGTTTTTCAAGAGATAAATATAATAACCATCTTCGAAAATAAAGTTTAAAAATCCTTTAACAACAGAAAAATGAATCAGTTCTTTTAACTTATTTTGAACATAATTTCCTATATTGATTCCTATTTCATCAACAGACTTTTTTAATTTTTTTGATAAAGGAAATAAAATTAAAGTAATATCTCCTGGATATTCCTTTTTAGTATATTGAAAATCTAATTCAGTAGAATCATATAATTTATATAAAACAAACACAGATTCTTTTACTATTTTTTCTATGGATTGAAAATGATCATTCATAAACGATATCAAATGATTTTTTTACAAATCTCTTTTTAATAAAACTCTCCATCCAAAAGGATCTTCAGATCGATTGTGTTGTATATCCAATAATTTTTTCTTTAAATAAAAAGATATTCTTTTTTTCTCTGCAATATTTGGTAATAAAAAATTATTTCCTTTATAACTAATTGTTTGAAAATCATTAACAACAACAGCGGTCCCACAACCAAAAGCTTCTTTTAATTCACCGGTATGAAATCCTTTGATAATTTCTGAAACGTTTAAACTTCGTTCTTCAACGAAAAAGCCTTCTTTTTTAGCTAAAGAAAGAATACTTTTACAAGTAATTCCACTTAATATGTTATCATTGGCTTTTGGGGTTATAAGTTTATTATTTAAATAGAAAAAAACATTCATAGTTCCGGATTCTTCAATCATTGTGTGAGTAGAAGAATCTGTCCACAATATTTGATCAAATCCTTCTTCATGAGCAAGTCTAGTAGGATAAAAAGAAGAAGCATAATTACCAGCAGCTTTAGTAAATCCAACACCTCCTGATGCAGAACGACTATATTTTTCCTCTATTTTAATTTTTAAAGGATGTTTATAATAAGTATCTGCGGGAGTAGATATAATCATAAACATGTAATCCTTAGAAGGCTTAGCAGACAAAACTCCATCAGTTGCAATTAGAAAAGGACGAATATATAGAGATTGTCCATAATTTTTTGGAATCCAATCCCTGTCTAAATCTATTAATTTTTTTAATCCATTTAAAAAAATATTTTTTGGAATATTTGGCATTTCTAAACGGGTAGCAGATCTATTGATTCTTTTTAAATTTTCTTCCGGACGAAATAAAAAAACATTTTCATTCTCATCTTTATAAGCTTTCATACCTTCAAAAACAGCTTGTCCATAATGGAATACTAAAGATATAGGGGAAAACATTATATTTCCAAAAGGTTTTATAATAGAATTTTTCCATTCTCCATTCTTGAATTCAGAACAAAACATATGATCAGAATACTGATTTCCAAAAACAATATTGTTAAAATCCATTTCTTCAATCCTAGAACGTAAAGTTTTTTCTATTTTCATAAAATTAAAAAACATTAATCGAAATCAAACAAAACAAGACACTACAATACAAAACAAATATAATAAATAATAAAATTTATTAACTATCATGCATTATTTCTAATACTTTTTCTACAATATTTTCCACAGAAGGCTTGGAAAAATAATCTCCATCTGATCCATAGGGAGGACGATGTTCTTTAGCTGTGATCGTAACAGGTGGACTATCTAAATAATAATATCCATTTTGTTCTTCTAATATTTTTTGTAAAATATAAGCGGAAGCTCCTCCTGGAACATCTTCATCTATGATCAATAATCTATTAGTTTTTTGTAAACTTTTTACAATATCTTTTTGTAAATCAAATGGAATTAACGATTGAATATCAATAACTTCAGAATTTATATTCATCTTATATAATTCTTCTGCTGCTTCGCTAACAATTCTCCAAGTAGAACCGTAAGTGACCATAGTAATATCTTTTCCTTTTCTTGTTTTTTCTACTACTCCAATAGGAGTTCTAAATAAACCTAAATTATTTGGTAATTTTTCTTTAATTCTATATCCATTAAGACATTCGACGACTAAAGCAGGATCATCTCCAGATAATAAAGTATTATAAAATCCAGCCGCTTTAACCATATTTCTGGGAACGAGAACTAAAATTCCTCTCAAATAATTAATCATTCCACCCATTGGAGACCCAGAATGCCATATTCCTTCTAAACGATGTCCTCTAGTTCTAATAATAACAGGAGCTTTTTGTCCTCCTTTTGTTCGATATTGCAAACAAGCTAAATCATCACTCATAATTTGTAGGGCATATAAAATATAATCTATGTATTGAATTTCGACTATAGGACGAAGCCCTCGCATTGCAAGACCTATTCCTTGACCAATAATGGTAGACTCACGTATTCCTGTATCACAAACACGAATTTTTCCATATTTTTTTTGCAATCCTTCCAAACCTTGATTCACATCTCCTATTTTTCCGACATCTTCTCCAAATATTAAAAGATCAGGATGTATTTCTAATAATTTATCAAAATTTTCTCTTAATACAATCCTACCATCTACTTCAAGATTAGTATATATAGGAAAAACTTCTGTTTTCTTCATAGATGCTTTTTCAGAAATGCTATACAAATGTGAAGAATAATTTTCTTGTTCTTCATGGTATTTTTTTCTAATCCACTTTATCAAAGAATCTTTTTGATCAGACTTCACTTCTTTTAAAAAATATAATATTTTTCTAGCAATGCGAAAGATTGATTTTTTTGTAGGATAATTTTTAGTTGTATTATGTAATTCTTGAATATATTTTTGAATCCATTTTTTTTCTTTATAAGTATTTTGTATTTTATATAAGATGCTTGCTACTTCATTTTTAATTTTAATAATAGGTTTTTGAAACGCTTTCCAAGCTTTTTCTTTTTCATTTTCAACATATTTTTTAGCTTCTCCATCTATTTGATCTAAAAAACTAACATTAGCTATTTTACAACAATCTTTTTCATTGATTCGAAAATTAAGAATCCAATCTCGAAATTTTTTTATTCCATCATTATTCACTTCCCATTCTAAACGTTCTTTAGACTTGTATCTTTCATGTGAAGAAGAAGTAGAATGTCCTTGAGGTTGAGTTAAATTTGTTACATGTATGACAACGGGAACATGTTCATAACGAGCAATTTTATCTGCTGTAACATATGTTTTCGTAAGATCTATGTAATTCGATCCATTTACACGAATAATTTCTATTCCTTTTTCTTTTTTATTCCTATGAAAACCAGATAAAAGATCACTAATATTTTTTTTTGAAAATTGATATTTATTCGGAACAGATATTCCATATTCATCATCCCAAATAGAAAGGATTATTGGTATTTGTAATACTGAAGCAGCATTTAATGTTTCCCAAAATAATCCTTCAGAAATCCCAGCATTCCCAATAGTTCCAAATGCTACTTCATTTCCATTATGAGAAAATATTTTATGAGTTTCCTTTAAATTTTTTAATTTTTTATAAACTTTAGAAGCTTGAGCTAGGCCTAATAATTTAGGCATTTGAGCCGCAGTAGAGGAAATATCAGCACTGGAATTTTTTTTTTTAATAAGATTTTTCCAATTTCCATCCTCATTTAAAAAACGTGTACCAAAATGAGCGGTCATCATTCTTCCAGATGAAACAGGTTCTGCCTCCAAATCTGAGTGTGCATATAATTGCGAAAAAAAATTTTTTACAGTTAAAACTCCAATGGCCATCATAAACGTTTGATCACGATAATATCCAGATCGATAATCTCCATTTTGAAAAACTTTTGCCATAGCTAACTGAGGAATTTCTTTCCCATCTCCAAATATTCCAAATTTAGCTCTTCCATTTAAAACTTCTCTACGCCCTAATATGCTAGTTTCACGACTAATTCTTGCTAATTTATAATCATTTAAAACCATTTTTCTAAATGAATCAAAATCAAAAAAGTTTTCCTCCTCATCACTCAATTTTTTATTATTTTTTTTCATAAAACTATATATTTTTATAATGAAAATACAGCAATTTTCATTTATGAATTTCTTTATTTAATTTTAAGTATTTTTAAGTTTAAAAAAATAGAAACTATGATTGATCACATGTTTGGAAAAATCACTCTTTCTATTATCAAACCAGATGCTGTAAAAAAAGGATATGTTGTTCCTATTTTATCTCAAATAGTTCAATCCGGTTTTCACATTTTAGCGATAAAAATGACAGAATTATCTAAACAATCTGCTAAAAAATTTTATTCAGAACATAAAAAAAAATCATTTTTTGAATCTTTAATAACATTTATGTCTTCTGGACCAATTGTGTCTATAATATTAGAAAAAGAAAATGCTGTAAAAGATTTTAGAATTTTAATAGGAGACACTAATCCAATCCACGCAAAAAAAGGAACTATACGAAATTTATATGCCTCCTCTTTAGAAAAAAATGCTATACATGGATCTGACAGTAATCA encodes the following:
- a CDS encoding alpha-ketoacid dehydrogenase subunit alpha/beta, with protein sequence MKKNNKKLSDEEENFFDFDSFRKMVLNDYKLARISRETSILGRREVLNGRAKFGIFGDGKEIPQLAMAKVFQNGDYRSGYYRDQTFMMAIGVLTVKNFFSQLYAHSDLEAEPVSSGRMMTAHFGTRFLNEDGNWKNLIKKKNSSADISSTAAQMPKLLGLAQASKVYKKLKNLKETHKIFSHNGNEVAFGTIGNAGISEGLFWETLNAASVLQIPIILSIWDDEYGISVPNKYQFSKKNISDLLSGFHRNKKEKGIEIIRVNGSNYIDLTKTYVTADKIARYEHVPVVIHVTNLTQPQGHSTSSSHERYKSKERLEWEVNNDGIKKFRDWILNFRINEKDCCKIANVSFLDQIDGEAKKYVENEKEKAWKAFQKPIIKIKNEVASILYKIQNTYKEKKWIQKYIQELHNTTKNYPTKKSIFRIARKILYFLKEVKSDQKDSLIKWIRKKYHEEQENYSSHLYSISEKASMKKTEVFPIYTNLEVDGRIVLRENFDKLLEIHPDLLIFGEDVGKIGDVNQGLEGLQKKYGKIRVCDTGIRESTIIGQGIGLAMRGLRPIVEIQYIDYILYALQIMSDDLACLQYRTKGGQKAPVIIRTRGHRLEGIWHSGSPMGGMINYLRGILVLVPRNMVKAAGFYNTLLSGDDPALVVECLNGYRIKEKLPNNLGLFRTPIGVVEKTRKGKDITMVTYGSTWRIVSEAAEELYKMNINSEVIDIQSLIPFDLQKDIVKSLQKTNRLLIIDEDVPGGASAYILQKILEEQNGYYYLDSPPVTITAKEHRPPYGSDGDYFSKPSVENIVEKVLEIMHDS
- the ndk gene encoding nucleoside-diphosphate kinase, translated to MIDHMFGKITLSIIKPDAVKKGYVVPILSQIVQSGFHILAIKMTELSKQSAKKFYSEHKKKSFFESLITFMSSGPIVSIILEKENAVKDFRILIGDTNPIHAKKGTIRNLYASSLEKNAIHGSDSNQNAFKECFFYFSNREIFLKS